The proteins below are encoded in one region of Sedimentibacter sp. zth1:
- a CDS encoding MarR family winged helix-turn-helix transcriptional regulator, translating into MENHESINNILVRLFRNILDSEEKCVCSGDFKDLSITEIHIIENIGIGSERNMSDTAKNVKVTSGTLTIAINNLIRKGYVERRRSETDRRVVKIKLTEKGDEAFRLHDSFHVDMVYTVIEGLNDEEQLLLVDVLRNIERHFNKKYM; encoded by the coding sequence TTGGAGAATCATGAATCTATAAATAATATATTGGTTAGATTGTTTCGTAATATATTAGATAGCGAAGAAAAATGTGTTTGTAGTGGCGATTTTAAGGATTTATCAATAACTGAGATTCACATTATAGAAAATATTGGTATTGGTTCTGAAAGAAATATGTCTGATACAGCTAAAAATGTAAAAGTAACATCGGGAACGTTGACAATAGCAATCAACAACTTAATTAGAAAAGGATATGTTGAGAGAAGAAGATCTGAAACGGATAGAAGAGTAGTTAAAATTAAACTAACTGAAAAAGGTGATGAAGCATTTCGATTACATGATAGCTTTCATGTAGATATGGTTTATACTGTAATAGAAGGATTAAATGATGAGGAACAGCTTTTATTAGTTGATGTATTAAGAAATATTGAAAGACATTTTAATAAAAAATATATGTAG